One Pyrenophora tritici-repentis strain M4 chromosome 5, whole genome shotgun sequence DNA window includes the following coding sequences:
- a CDS encoding TruB, Pseudouridine synthase, producing the protein MATSTKSNPKVLEGIFAINKPQWASSAGVLRDLQEHFSRSSLFAPWLESQKRSLILSQAKQKHINNLKVKLGHGGTLDPMATGVLIVGMGKGTKCLQRFLECTKTYECVVLFGAATDSYDAVGKVVSKAPYEHVTKELVEERLAQFRGKILQKPSVFSALKVDGKKMYEYARAGGDIPEVAARPVEVEELELVEWLEPGSHEFAWPKEEVGGEEMEGAKKLMGIRAEDAKKYADTTARKGRKRERSPESDSVEGAGKQPKMPKSDTEPAMSGALPSEEIPVETAEEETSEPPNDSTTEPVDPVPTSTEPTDPAPPPAESEPHPQPPAARLRMTVTSGFYVRSLCHDLGLACSSLGLMSSLIRSRQGAYTLNKNVLEYSDLEDPAKWEP; encoded by the coding sequence ATGGCTACTTCCACAAAGTCGAATCCAAAGGTGCTCGAGGGAATCTTCGCCATCAACAAGCCGCAATGGGCCTCATCTGCCGGCGTCCTGCGCGACCTTCAAGAACACTTCTCCCGCTCCTCGCTCTTTGCACCATGGCTGGAGTCGCAAAAACGCAGTCTAATACTTAGTCAAGCAAAGCAAAAGCACATCAACAATCTGAAAGTGAAGCTCGGCCATGGCGGCACTCTCGATCCAATGGCTACTGGTGTCCTGATAGTCGGAATGGGCAAGGGTACAAAGTGCTTACAACGCTTCCTCGAATGCACAAAAACATACGAATGCGTTGTCCTATTCGGCGCGGCGACAGACAGCTACGACGCCGTGGGCAAAGTAGTCAGCAAAGCACCCTACGAGCATGTCACGAAAGAGTTGGTAGAGGAGAGACTGGCGCAGTTCCGCGGCAAGATCCTACAGAAACCAAGCGTCTTTTCCGCACTCAAGGTGGACGGGAAGAAAATGTACGAGTACGCGAGAGCAGGTGGCGATATCCCAGAGGTAGCTGCGCGGCCAGTCGAGGTGGAAGAGCTGGAGCTGGTGGAGTGGTTGGAGCCTGGAAGTCACGAGTTTGCGTGGCCCAAGGAAGAGGTGGGAGGCGAGGAGATGGAGGGCGCGAAGAAACTCATGGGTATAAGAGCAGAAGACGCCAAGAAATACGCTGATACCACGGCGAGAAAAGGACGGAAGCGAGAGCGGTCACCAGAGAGCGACAGCGTCGAAGGTGCTGGGAAACAGCCCAAGATGCCAAAATCAGACACTGAGCCTGCCATGTCTGGCGCCTTGCCATCAGAAGAAATCCCCGTCGAAACAGCAGAGGAAGAAACTTCGGAACCTCCCAACGACTCGACAACCGAACCCGTAGACCCCGTTCCTACTTCAACCGAACCCACCGACCCTGCCCCTCCCCCAGCTGAATCCGAACCACATCCCCAACCCCCCGCCGCCCGCCTCCGCATGACAGTAACATCCGGTTTCTACGTGCGCTCCCTCTGCCACGACCTGGGCCTCGCCTGTTCCTCACTCGGCCTCATGTCCTCGCTTATCCGCTCCCGCCAAGGCGCCTACACGCTCAACAAAAATGTGCTGGAGTACTCTGACCTGGAAGACCCCGCGAAATGGGAGCCT
- a CDS encoding sugar kinase, with amino-acid sequence MAASYFDQLSPGVQEAIESELAGDQDSKSIASVNSHDDALEVVFEGGYHSRRRKASLAPIPGKMTSRPENGRRTTACIVHSLLEKQDGVPVKDHSQSYEGLAQERRVDKDSQTTRAEQTEHSRLLTKKELSDMAFGIRELSKKLSQIRLKLHVKNIFILGKAHDEALVKNSREVTDWLLTKSKDYTVYVEQTLQDNDIFDAAGLLEKEDFKGRLKFWTNEMCAKRPQTFDIILALGGDGTVLYASWLFQRIVPPTIAFSLGSLGFLTKFDFELYPQSLSTAFADGITVSLRLRFEATIMRTQKRDGKGRDLVEELIGEECDDHHTHISDGTHNILNEVVVDRGPNPTMSSIELFGDDEHFTTVQADGICVSTPTGSTAYNLAAGGSLCHPDNPVVLVTAICAHTLSFRPIILPDTIVLRCGVPYDARTSSWASFDGRERVELKPGDYVTISASRFPFPSVLPLNKTRTDWIDSISRTLNWNSRQKQKAFKEWSSL; translated from the exons ATGGCGGCAAGTTATTTCGACCAGCTCAGTCCTGGCGTGCAAGAAGCGATCGAG AGTGAGCTTGCAGGTGACCAAGACTCCAAGAGTATTGCCAGCGTAAACAGCCATGACGATGCGCTAGAG GTAGTCTTCGAAGGCGGATACCACAGTCGGCGCCGCAAAGCTTCCCTCGCGCCAATCCCAGGCAAAATGACATCTCGTCCCGAAAACGGCCGCCGTACAACCGCCTGTATCGTTCACTCATTACTAGAGAAACAGGATGGGGTTCCAGTCAAGGACCACTCGCAGTCGTATGAGGGATTAGCGCAAGAGAGGCGCGTGGACAAGGACTCACAGACGACGCGCGCCGAGCAGACGGAACACTCACGGTTGTTGACAAAGAAGGAGCTATCAGACATGGCATTTGGGATACGAGAGCTTTCCAAGAAACTGTCGCAGATTCGGCTCAAATTACATGTGAAGAACATCTTCATCTTGGGCAAGGCGCATGACGAGGCTTTGGTTAAGAACTCGCGCGAAGTCACGGATTGGCTTCTGACGAAGAGCAAGGATTATACAGTGTATGTGGAACAGACACTACAGGATAATGACATTTTCGATGCGGCAGGACTGTTGGAAAAGGAGGATTTCAAGGGTCGTCTCAAGTTCTGGACGAATGAGATGTGCGCCAAAAGGCCGCAAACCTTCGATATCATTCTGGCG CTTGGAGGCGACGGCACGGTCCTTTACGCCTCATGGCTCTTCCAGCGCATTGTTCCACCAACAATTGCATTCTCCCTAGGCTCTCTCGGCTTCCTCACAAAGTTCGATTTCGAGCTCTACCCCCAATCCCTCTCGACCGCCTTCGCAGACGGCATCACCGTGAGCCTCCGTCTCCGCTTCGAAGCCACCATCATGCGAACGCAGAAACGCGACGGCAAAGGCCGTGATCTAGTAGAAGAGCTCATCGGCGAGGAATGCGACGACCACCATACCCACATATCCGACGGAACCCACAACATCCTAAACGAAGTAGTCGTCGACCGCGGGCCAAACCCCACAATGTCGTCGATTGAACTCTTCGGCGACGACGAACACTTCACCACGGTCCAAGCAGACGGAATATGCGTCTCCACCCCCACAGGCTCCACAGCATACAACCTCGCAGCCGGTGGCTCCCTCTGCCACCCAGACAACCCCGTCGTCCTCGTCACAGCAATCTGCGCACACACGCTCTCGTTCCGCCCCATCATCCTCCCCGACACTATTGTCCTCCGCTGCGGTGTGCCGTATGATGCGCGAACGAGCTCGTGGGCTAGTTTCGACGGCAGAGAACGCGTCGAGCTTAAACCAGGTGACTATGTGACGATTAGTGCTAGTCGATTCCCGTTTCCGAGTGTGCTCCCACTGAATAAGACGAGGACGGATTGGATTGATAGTATTAGTCGCACGCTGAATTGGAACAGTAGACAGAAGCAGAAGGCGTTTAAGGAGTGGAGTTC GTTGTAG